Proteins found in one Tsukamurella paurometabola DSM 20162 genomic segment:
- the kstD gene encoding 3-oxosteroid 1-dehydrogenase translates to MTAEATEYDVIVVGSGAAGMAAALKAADSGLSALIVEKAPHYGGSTARSGGGVWIPGNEALAKAGVKDSPEEARTYLHSIIGDVVPAERIDTYIDRGPEVISMLHRMSPLELTWVPGYSDYYPEAPGGRAHGRSCEPKPFDGNQLGDELKNLEPDYTKAPMNLVVTQADFKWLNLIMRHPKGIVRALRVGGRFYAAKARGKHLLGRGQALVAALRVGLQRANVPLWLNTSLVGLTEDDGRITGVVVERDGKQVPLTARRGVILAAGGFEASEEMRAQYQRQPIGTEWTNGVPANTGDAIRAGQAVGGALEFMDDAWWGPSILLPKMAWFALSERSLPGSLMVNTDGERFVNESAPYVEAVHSMYGGPYGQGEGPGENVPCWLVFDQRYRNRYLFAGQPPRQPLPRRWFESGCMVRAQTLAELADKMGVPADTLASTVERFNGFARVGRDEDFGRGVSAYDHYYGDPRNKPNPSLAELSTGPFYAARMVPGDLGTKGGLRTDVAGRVQREDGSVIKGLYAAGNTSSPVMGHTYAGPGATIGPAMVFAYLAVEDMAASSSSPSATARAEEEIS, encoded by the coding sequence ATGACGGCGGAAGCCACCGAATACGACGTGATCGTGGTGGGAAGCGGTGCCGCGGGCATGGCTGCGGCGCTCAAGGCCGCGGACAGCGGACTCAGCGCGCTGATCGTGGAGAAGGCCCCGCATTACGGCGGCTCGACGGCCCGCTCCGGCGGCGGCGTCTGGATCCCCGGCAACGAGGCGCTGGCCAAGGCGGGCGTCAAGGACAGCCCCGAGGAGGCCCGCACGTACCTGCACTCGATCATCGGCGACGTGGTTCCGGCCGAGCGGATCGACACCTACATCGATCGCGGCCCCGAGGTGATCTCGATGCTGCACCGGATGAGCCCACTCGAGCTCACCTGGGTACCCGGCTACTCCGACTACTACCCCGAGGCACCGGGCGGCCGTGCACACGGTCGTTCCTGCGAACCCAAGCCCTTCGATGGGAACCAACTCGGCGACGAGTTGAAGAACCTGGAGCCGGACTACACCAAGGCGCCGATGAACCTGGTGGTCACGCAGGCCGACTTCAAATGGCTCAACCTGATCATGCGCCACCCCAAGGGGATCGTCCGCGCACTACGGGTGGGCGGGCGGTTCTACGCCGCCAAAGCTCGCGGCAAGCATCTGCTCGGTCGCGGGCAGGCCTTGGTCGCCGCACTGCGGGTGGGCCTCCAGCGCGCGAACGTCCCACTGTGGCTGAACACCTCGCTCGTCGGGCTCACCGAGGACGACGGCCGGATCACCGGCGTCGTCGTCGAGCGCGACGGGAAGCAGGTGCCGCTCACCGCCCGCCGCGGCGTGATCTTGGCCGCCGGCGGTTTCGAGGCCAGCGAAGAGATGCGCGCGCAGTACCAGCGCCAACCGATCGGCACCGAGTGGACCAACGGCGTCCCCGCCAACACCGGCGACGCGATTCGTGCGGGTCAGGCGGTCGGCGGAGCGCTGGAGTTCATGGACGATGCCTGGTGGGGTCCGTCGATCCTGCTTCCCAAGATGGCCTGGTTCGCCCTGTCCGAGCGGTCGCTCCCCGGCAGCCTGATGGTCAACACCGACGGTGAGCGATTCGTCAACGAATCCGCCCCGTATGTCGAAGCCGTGCACTCGATGTACGGCGGCCCGTACGGCCAGGGTGAGGGACCCGGCGAGAACGTGCCCTGCTGGCTCGTTTTCGACCAGCGCTACCGCAACCGCTACCTGTTCGCCGGGCAGCCCCCGCGACAGCCCCTGCCCAGGCGCTGGTTCGAATCGGGCTGCATGGTGCGCGCGCAGACCCTCGCCGAACTCGCCGACAAGATGGGCGTGCCCGCGGACACGCTGGCCAGCACGGTGGAGCGGTTCAACGGATTCGCCCGCGTCGGGCGCGATGAGGACTTCGGCCGCGGCGTCAGTGCCTACGACCACTATTACGGCGATCCGCGGAACAAGCCGAATCCCAGTCTCGCCGAATTGTCCACCGGGCCGTTCTACGCTGCCCGTATGGTTCCCGGCGATCTCGGCACCAAGGGCGGGCTGCGAACGGACGTGGCCGGCCGGGTGCAACGCGAAGACGGCTCCGTGATCAAGGGGCTCTACGCCGCCGGCAACACCAGTTCCCCGGTCATGGGGCACACCTACGCCGGCCCCGGCGCCACCATCGGCCCCGCGATGGTGTTCGCCTACCTCGCCGTGGAGGACATGGCAGCCTCGTCGTCCTCCCCGTCAGCCACCGCACGTGCGGAAGAGGAGATCTCATGA